A DNA window from Pseudarthrobacter sp. W1I19 contains the following coding sequences:
- a CDS encoding IclR family transcriptional regulator translates to MTVTPDTDSTPARGKRPKQGEPVIDRALSLLAVFSDRRRALTLSELARHAGMPAPTALRLIARLVAWGALERLDDGRYVVGVRLWEVASLSPRGHGVREIALPYLEDLFEVTRHHVLLAVRDNEEAVLIERLSSKDATEVAYRVGGRAPLRSTAVGLVLLAGADQQFQEATLRKPPEIEPGVEHMPEGQLRRTLSDVRRTGIAMIRRSAPSKTVSVASPIFDAQGSVVAALSIVVPDGSTPPNVLAPAVRATARAVSRNLGHLAEVSPDVRTHSEG, encoded by the coding sequence ATGACTGTCACTCCGGACACCGACAGCACTCCCGCCCGCGGGAAGCGGCCCAAGCAGGGCGAACCGGTGATTGACCGGGCGCTGAGCCTTCTCGCGGTCTTTTCCGACCGCCGTCGCGCTTTAACCCTCTCGGAACTGGCCCGCCACGCCGGAATGCCCGCGCCCACCGCGCTGCGCCTCATCGCCCGGCTGGTGGCATGGGGCGCGCTGGAAAGGCTCGACGACGGCCGGTACGTTGTGGGGGTCCGCTTGTGGGAGGTGGCATCCCTGTCGCCGCGCGGCCACGGCGTGCGCGAGATCGCGCTGCCCTACCTGGAGGACCTGTTCGAGGTGACCCGGCACCACGTCCTGCTGGCCGTCCGGGATAACGAGGAAGCCGTCTTGATTGAGCGGCTGTCCTCGAAGGACGCCACGGAAGTGGCCTACCGGGTGGGCGGACGCGCGCCGCTGCGGAGCACCGCCGTCGGACTGGTTCTCCTGGCCGGCGCGGACCAGCAGTTCCAGGAGGCCACGCTGCGGAAGCCGCCCGAGATCGAACCCGGCGTGGAGCACATGCCCGAAGGCCAGCTGCGCCGGACCCTGTCTGATGTGCGGCGCACCGGGATCGCAATGATCCGCCGCTCCGCACCCTCGAAGACGGTGTCCGTAGCATCGCCGATCTTTGACGCGCAGGGGTCCGTGGTGGCCGCCCTGTCCATCGTGGTGCCGGACGGCTCAACCCCGCCCAACGTGCTGGCCCCGGCGGTCCGGGCCACGGCGCGTGCCGTGTCCAGGAATTTGGGCCACCTGGCCGAGGTCAGCCCGGACGTGCGGACGCACTCGGAGGGGTAG
- a CDS encoding pyruvate, water dikinase regulatory protein yields the protein MDTVGAGSSSAPTVFFLSDSTGITAETLGNTLLTQFPTRHLERRTIPFITTVEQAHEVVGVIDRLAAAGPRPIIFSTTVDNGIRAVLSRSQGHFFDLFGAHIGQLEQALHVPASGQPGQAHGVGDAVRYQSRMAAVEYAIEHDDGQSVRALERAELILIAPSRCGKTPTTMYLALQHGILAANFPLVEEDFASLSLPKPLLPFVNKCFGLTSLPVRLSQIRQERRPGSDYASLGQCTYELRNAEDMYRVNQVPYVNSASMSVEEISATVLQRMQLHH from the coding sequence ATGGATACCGTGGGGGCGGGCAGCTCGTCTGCCCCCACGGTGTTCTTCCTTTCCGACAGCACCGGCATCACCGCCGAAACGCTGGGCAATACCTTGCTCACGCAATTTCCCACCCGGCACCTTGAACGCCGGACTATTCCCTTTATCACCACGGTGGAGCAGGCCCACGAGGTGGTGGGCGTCATCGACCGGCTCGCCGCGGCCGGGCCCCGGCCGATCATCTTCTCCACCACCGTCGACAACGGCATTCGGGCAGTCCTTTCCCGGAGCCAAGGGCACTTCTTCGACCTGTTCGGCGCACACATCGGCCAACTGGAACAGGCACTCCATGTCCCCGCCAGCGGGCAGCCGGGCCAGGCCCACGGTGTGGGTGACGCAGTCCGTTACCAGTCCCGCATGGCCGCCGTTGAATACGCCATCGAGCACGACGACGGCCAGTCGGTGCGGGCGCTGGAGCGCGCCGAACTGATCCTCATCGCTCCCTCGCGGTGCGGAAAAACCCCCACCACCATGTACCTGGCGCTGCAGCACGGCATCCTCGCCGCCAACTTTCCCCTGGTGGAGGAAGACTTCGCCAGCCTGTCCCTGCCGAAACCATTGCTGCCCTTTGTGAACAAATGCTTTGGGCTGACCTCCCTGCCCGTCAGGCTGAGCCAGATTCGCCAGGAACGCAGGCCGGGCAGCGACTACGCCTCGCTGGGCCAGTGCACCTATGAGCTGCGCAACGCCGAGGACATGTACAGGGTCAACCAGGTGCCCTACGTAAATTCCGCATCAATGTCGGTTGAGGAAATCTCCGCCACGGTGCTCCAGCGGATGCAGCTGCACCACTGA